Proteins encoded within one genomic window of Candidatus Bathyarchaeum sp.:
- a CDS encoding 4Fe-4S binding protein, with protein sequence MAMELIAELLKLTAIAGLAIAAILTIMIWKKGRTSKVTYIKVVVQVLSLIGTFYLFSYAIRPIYIAAVVLLMPIVLGRFFCGWLCPYGLVMDVITVIRKAVKIRYRIIPDRLNKMLHNLRYVLIIGFLILAVIFTVMDPPSTWNLLTMMMMHFAGPFEHMGILLSPLNSIIVPWTGPLEVGGIYFSYPYIQEVIKYTGENFATVSALVFLVSTVVASFFVRRFWCRFCPTGASIAVLNKIKGFKWAPVFHLDKNEEKCTKCGICKRVCPVQVTEVYEKKGGKIMTSMCMLCARCVEMCPYDDCLKIKFGNKTVIKSRNWLEPSDLE encoded by the coding sequence ATGGCGATGGAACTAATAGCAGAACTGTTGAAGTTAACAGCAATTGCAGGTTTAGCCATCGCAGCTATTCTTACCATAATGATTTGGAAAAAGGGCAGAACATCAAAAGTTACTTACATCAAGGTTGTTGTTCAAGTTTTATCTTTAATTGGAACTTTTTATTTGTTTTCTTACGCGATAAGACCAATCTATATAGCGGCAGTTGTGCTACTAATGCCAATCGTTCTAGGCAGATTCTTTTGTGGATGGCTTTGCCCGTATGGCTTAGTTATGGACGTAATTACAGTAATCAGAAAAGCTGTAAAAATACGCTACAGAATCATCCCTGACAGACTCAATAAAATGTTACACAACCTCCGTTATGTGCTCATTATTGGTTTTCTGATCCTGGCAGTTATTTTTACAGTCATGGACCCGCCCTCAACATGGAACCTTCTCACCATGATGATGATGCATTTTGCAGGTCCATTTGAGCACATGGGAATTTTGCTCAGTCCATTAAACTCAATAATTGTGCCTTGGACAGGCCCCCTTGAAGTTGGCGGCATATACTTTAGTTACCCATACATCCAAGAAGTAATAAAATACACGGGCGAGAACTTTGCCACCGTTAGTGCACTAGTTTTTTTGGTTTCAACAGTCGTAGCCTCATTTTTTGTGAGACGATTTTGGTGCAGATTCTGCCCCACAGGAGCCTCCATTGCGGTACTAAACAAGATTAAAGGTTTTAAGTGGGCTCCAGTTTTTCATCTGGATAAAAACGAAGAAAAATGCACCAAATGTGGAATTTGCAAACGAGTCTGTCCAGTTCAAGTAACCGAAGTCTACGAAAAAAAAGGCGGAAAAATCATGACCTCAATGTGCATGCTTTGTGCAAGATGCGTAGAAATGTGCCCCTACGATGATTGTTTGAAAATTAAATTTGGTAACAAAACAGTCATCAAATCACGTAACTGGCTGGAACCATCAGACCTTGAATAA
- the serB gene encoding phosphoserine phosphatase SerB, which yields MYKPFVMITATGNDKPGLITEITELIANSKGNIVDIEAFSMRGLFAIFMIVDCRCMSVSFEELQSQLMKMGQKVGLDVNIEPLPSGTRKPGKKLVLLTTLGKDQPGIVAKVSRFLSENNANIERIRMIAYGELNAMEILVDINDLKISVQEFKESLNKECKLVGQDVVFQKDTVFRKPKRLIVFDVDGTLIDAEVIDELAKAAGVGGKVSEITSRAMNGEIDFKQALQERVGLLKGLPVEVLDSIVENLDVTAGAEELIIALKALGYKIALISGGFTQFVEKIQEKLGIDYVYANQLVIEDGKLTGEVIEPIIDAERKAELMQKIAEKENLLMEQVVAVGDGANDRFMLQNSGLGIALYPKAVLQKVASGVITKDNLSGILYCLGAPEEKLKELVPDKKLDS from the coding sequence ATGTATAAACCCTTTGTCATGATCACTGCAACTGGAAACGATAAACCCGGTTTGATAACCGAAATAACCGAATTAATTGCTAATTCTAAAGGAAACATAGTCGACATAGAAGCCTTCAGTATGAGAGGCTTGTTTGCTATATTCATGATTGTTGACTGTCGTTGTATGTCTGTTTCTTTTGAAGAGCTTCAGAGTCAGCTTATGAAAATGGGTCAAAAGGTGGGTTTAGACGTTAACATAGAACCTCTTCCGTCTGGAACCCGTAAACCTGGCAAAAAACTTGTACTTTTAACAACCTTGGGAAAGGACCAACCTGGAATAGTGGCCAAAGTTTCTCGTTTTCTTTCTGAAAACAACGCCAATATTGAACGCATTAGAATGATTGCGTATGGGGAATTAAACGCTATGGAAATTCTGGTGGATATCAACGACCTTAAGATTTCCGTTCAAGAATTCAAAGAGTCCCTTAACAAAGAATGCAAACTAGTTGGACAAGATGTTGTATTCCAAAAAGATACGGTTTTTCGCAAACCCAAACGATTGATTGTTTTTGATGTAGATGGAACTTTGATTGATGCAGAAGTTATCGATGAGTTGGCAAAGGCCGCGGGTGTTGGGGGAAAAGTCAGTGAAATTACTTCTCGAGCCATGAATGGGGAAATTGATTTCAAGCAAGCTTTGCAAGAAAGGGTTGGGTTATTGAAGGGTTTGCCTGTTGAAGTCCTAGATTCCATAGTTGAAAACTTGGATGTAACTGCTGGAGCTGAAGAATTGATAATTGCCCTCAAAGCGTTGGGTTACAAGATAGCCCTAATTTCTGGAGGTTTCACTCAATTTGTTGAAAAAATCCAAGAAAAACTTGGCATCGACTATGTTTACGCAAATCAGCTTGTGATTGAAGATGGAAAACTAACCGGTGAAGTTATTGAGCCAATAATTGATGCCGAACGAAAAGCTGAGCTCATGCAAAAGATTGCAGAAAAAGAGAACCTGTTAATGGAGCAAGTTGTTGCTGTGGGTGATGGGGCAAACGACAGGTTTATGCTTCAAAATTCTGGTTTGGGAATTGCACTTTATCCTAAGGCTGTTCTTCAAAAAGTGGCTTCTGGTGTCATAACTAAAGATAACCTTAGTGGAATTTTATACTGTTTGGGTGCACCCGAAGAAAAACTAAAGGAGTTAGTTCCTGACAAAAAATTAGATTCTTGA